The sequence CAGATTTACAAGTGAAAGTAAATGCATTGATGAGTAAAGAGTGAAGCTTCAAGGTCTGGAATGGGGCATATGAGCAAATTCAGGTAACTGAGTACTTCAAATCATCACACACACTGACAGTCCTTGCCACCTGGCTTGAATCTAATAGCCCCCCTCAGAAGACTATGAAGGCTACAACAGAAGGCAAGGgttacacaaacatacacatacacaaacacaagtGGTGATGCTGCAAAATTTATTCTAAGAGTTCAAGAAACACCTGAATCATTATAACACCACTTTTGTACCTAGTACTTTTTCCCCACACCAATTCAGCATACCTACCCAATTTTTTTGCCTGATTTCATGGTTCCCAGCATATTTTCCAAAAAGCTtatcaacccactgccatcaaattgattccaactcatagcaaccttataggccaGTGTAgaactccccacagggtttccaaggctgtaaatctttacagaagccaactgccacatctttctctcgcattgctaacctttcagttagcagcagagcactttaaacactgtgccacatGACTCCAACACATTCTTCTGTACCACAAAACTGACTTAATTATTATGTTGATGATTCCTGTATCCATTTCAAGGAAGGCAATGATTTTTACTCTTTTATTCATCAATGTATTTATAGCACTTAGTAGAGTGACTGCCACATAGAAGGCACTTTACAAATAAATGTCGCATATATTTGTGCTTGCTATTCCTATTGGAGGTACACAGACAAGGTTTGAAGTCTATGATGCAATTTATAGGAACCATATGGTACATCGAACTGTAGAAAATATactgcttatttttttccatgtcCTATCTAGGGCGAACTTTACCTCTTTATTCCTCAAGCTATAAATCAgaggattcaacatggggataaccagggtgtaaaatatggaagccactttatCAGTGTCAAAGGACTGACTGGTCTTGGGCTGCATgtacataaagattaaagtcccatagaacattaccaccacagtcaggtgggatccacaggtggagaaggccttgtgccttCCCTCAGCTGAGTTCATCTTGAGAATGGCTACAAGAACCAGTACGTAAGAAACAAGAACTATCAGGAGAGATGAAATTAAATCAAAAGCTGCTAAGATATGAATGATCAATTTGATTTCATGTGtgtttgagcagagcaaagataacAAGGGGAGactgtcacagtagaaatgactgatgacattgtagccacaaaagcataaattaaaaatctttatggtgatGAAAAGAGATACAAATATGCTGTTAAGATAAGTGGTTACCACCAAAACCCAACATATCctttgtgacatgatgactgtgtagagcagagggttacaaatAGCCACGTAACGGTCGTATgacattgctgacagaataaaAAGTTCACTAGTTATAAACACAAAAAGGAAAGCCAGCTGTGTAGCACAAAAATAACAGGAGATTGTATtttcatccacaacaaaatttaccaacattttgggtcccacagctgttgaataaccaagatcagtgatagccaggtgtctgagaaaaaaatacatgggagtttgtagcttggagtccatcttggtgaggatgtTGATGCCCAAGTTGCCCGCCACTGAGATGATGTAGATGATCAGGAACAGCTCGAACAATGGCGCCTGCAGGTCTGGGCGGTCTGTTATTCCagtcagaatgaattcattcagcgctgttagattgtgtttgtccatctaGGCCTATCTGGAAACCTATTCTGGATGGAAACATTCAGCATAGTCAATAGTCTTTATGTAGTATCATTTAGTAGATTTCCACATACAAAGCCAGTATACTGAATAAATAAGTTAAATCCCAGCTTTCTAATACAGGTAGCTGAAAATAAATCCATCTCccacaattgactcaatggcacctaaagacAATGACAACACTTAGAAATAGAGATAGAGGGAGATGGATAGGGAGAGAGgaacagaggagagagagagagagctaactGGTTATCATTTGGGGAAAATTTTCTCCCCACAGAACATTTGTCAATGTCTGGGACATTTTGGATGTCACACTAGGAGAAGGATACTACTGATATCTAATAGAGGCCTGGGATATTACTAAACACTCTACTGCATACAGGGCAACTCCCCAAAACGCAAAATTtctagcccaaaatgtcaatagggcCAAAGTTGAGAAATTCTGATATAGATATCGATGTAGATGTATATGTGGGTGTAGATATATAGATTTACTTATGcttatatagatatacatatatatttagatatacatatagataaacatatatacatacatatatacatatgcatacatgaattaaaaataaagttaaaattttaGGTGTTAGGTACATGGATGGTTACTAAACATTTTGTCGTTTATAAAATGACAATCACATGATGACATTTCCAAAATTATAATACACGTGTTAattatattataaaaattttGAAGTGCAAATTCCCAAAATGTATGGAAACGTTTTAATATGCCTTACTTCAAAACATAGTCCTTTGAAAGCCCTTGTGCCACAGGTGATACAGGCTGAAACAACACGTTTGACAAGTATTAAACACgtgtattaaaaaggaaaatctaGAAGATTGAGGTGGGGATTATTTGTCTGTATACAGGGAAATATCCCAGGTGATAGACACATGCAGATATAGTCTCTGTTTTACTTCCACTTCTGGGTTATCTAATAAGATATTTAATATCTTTATTCACATCTTCAAAATGGCTGCTTCCTTTCAGGGTTGTTGCATAGATAAATGAGGATTGTTTCAATGTGTTTATGGCATTGGGAAATAGCTCTCAAATGTCAAGTACATAatgcttttgttgtttttaaaatgaggaCAGTAAGTTGCCTGAAATGAGTTTTctttacatatgcatatataaattCTATTTGTTTGACTTAACTTCTCCACCAGGGTTATGATGATGAGTAGGTTGAGTAGTGTGTTATCTGTGTTACTGACCCTTAGCCATTCCCTACCCCAAGCTCGACTCCATGACTAAAATTGGACTATTAGTGTGCCAGTCTTTTGGATTACATATCttctattttacttaaaaatattcaATGTAAGTTTACTGTAGTGTAAATTTACTTACAATATGTTCTCCcctcaggaaaggtatgtgttagggttgtatcttttcaccatactcaatccatatgctgagtaaataatctgagaagttctactatatgaagaaggacagggcatagGATTAGGGGAggctcattaacatcctgcattATATAGGCACAATCTTTTTccccgaaagtgaagaggagttcaagcacttactgacaaagatcaaagaagacagtcttcagtatgtattatgcctcaacgtaaagaaaataaaaatcctcacaattggaccaataagcaacatcatgataaatggagaaaatattgaagttgtcaaggatttcattttacttggactcatGATCAACTCACAATTAGCACCCATgcaagcagctgtcaagaaatcaaataacacactgcattgggcaaatttactgtaaaagacctatctcaagcattaaaaagcaaagacgtcaccttgaaagttaaggtgcgcctgacccaaaccatgctgttttcaattgcctcatactcatgggaaagctggacaatgattaaggaagatggaagaagaattgatggtgttggtgaaaaatattgaatacaccttggacttccagaaaaatgaacaaatctgtcttggaagaaatacacccttaatgctccttagaagcaagacggtg comes from Elephas maximus indicus isolate mEleMax1 chromosome 7, mEleMax1 primary haplotype, whole genome shotgun sequence and encodes:
- the LOC126080254 gene encoding olfactory receptor 8K3-like, coding for MDKHNLTALNEFILTGITDRPDLQAPLFELFLIIYIISVAGNLGINILTKMDSKLQTPMYFFLRHLAITDLGYSTAVGPKMLVNFVVDENTISCYFCATQLAFLFVFITSELFILSAMSYDRYVAICNPLLYTVIMSQRICWVLVVTTYLNSIFVSLFITIKIFNLCFCGYNVISHFYCDSLPLLSLLCSNTHEIKLIIHILAAFDLISSLLIVLVSYVLVLVAILKMNSAEGRHKAFSTCGSHLTVVVMFYGTLIFMYMQPKTSQSFDTDKVASIFYTLVIPMLNPLIYSLRNKEVKFALDRTWKKISSIFSTVRCTIWFL